The window TCATGTGCTCCCAGGGCCActgtttttttctttaaaaaaccaATACCAAGATTGGAACTTGATGATTCCTGATGATCATCAGGCCTATTTGGATCATGCCCATTGATTGTTAACTCATGATCTGATGTGGGTTTGTATTTGATTTTGTTTTCGTTTTCAGTTTTCGAATCAAAATCTTTCTTTAGCTTCTTGTGACTTGCTTTATGGCCACCAAGTGCTTGAAATGAATGAAAACTTTTGTTACAAGCAACACAATCAAACTTTCTCTTGTTTAAATCCTCAAATTGACCAAACCCCGAATCAAGTTCGAAACTTTTGACCATACTAACCTTAGCTTTTCCAATAAAATCAATATTAACTTGAGTTCCTGCACAATTACTGGTCTTGGAACCACTTTCAGTCACATCTTTAACTTCAGTTTTACACAAGTTCACCAAAACAGAGGAATTACAGTTACCAGATGACTCAATTTCATGACCCCATTTTCCTGAATCTCTTGAAAGCATCATCAAAGATAAAGCAACAACCGTTTCTTGTTCTTTTTCAATTTCGGACACCGTACTAGTTGAAGCATCATTGGTACTAATTTGATTTTCAAAAGCATTCATGGAGATTGAAGATGAATCTGTTGCCAATCCAGTTGTTGCCACTGACCTTTTATTTCTCATGTTTCTTGATCTTGATCTTGATCTCTTAATTCGACGATCTTTCACATCTGAATTCTCATTATCTGAATCACCAGTGAAAGAATCTTGATTCAAAGTTGCAAAACTCTTGTTTTGGTTGTTTAAGAGCTTGGTTGAGTGACACTTCATGTGCCCAAACAAAGCTTTCCAAGATTGGA of the Rutidosis leptorrhynchoides isolate AG116_Rl617_1_P2 chromosome 5, CSIRO_AGI_Rlap_v1, whole genome shotgun sequence genome contains:
- the LOC139848105 gene encoding zinc finger protein ZAT9-like, which encodes MEEIDQELMKHICKFCNKRFLNGRSLGGHMRSHVINSTDHHHHHHDYLQHQVKIRSCSSVLDKLCKVCGKGFQSWKALFGHMKCHSTKLLNNQNKSFATLNQDSFTGDSDNENSDVKDRRIKRSRSRSRNMRNKRSVATTGLATDSSSISMNAFENQISTNDASTSTVSEIEKEQETVVALSLMMLSRDSGKWGHEIESSGNCNSSVLVNLCKTEVKDVTESGSKTSNCAGTQVNIDFIGKAKVSMVKSFELDSGFGQFEDLNKRKFDCVACNKSFHSFQALGGHKASHKKLKKDFDSKTENENKIKYKPTSDHELTINGHDPNRPDDHQESSSSNLGIGFLKKKTVALGAHECPICFKIFSSGQALGGHKRSHLNSEAKFKQENYTRVIKKPDEQVHETHRMFLDLNMPPEEEMNMNSTEYKSYYWEDSSDHHSHESRLLGLISTT